A part of Miscanthus floridulus cultivar M001 chromosome 6, ASM1932011v1, whole genome shotgun sequence genomic DNA contains:
- the LOC136460175 gene encoding zinc finger CCCH domain-containing protein 43-like — protein MRFRHRGLQNEDKLEIMFGDLCNTGDDAWCASSGVPPSQVSPSCDNSPINVDEEGEDNIDDDIEPEAVTLTSALGKRSGGTVTNKGKKPKTSTGNWFQEQMGKIVEMNERTTVSCESIARREEQPGCSIHDVMALVVEFGAALRTDEHFIATILFTKKAEREMFMTLWTHEDRFDWLRRKHEWMTRNDVPK, from the coding sequence ATGCGGTTCAGGCACAGAGGCCTCCAGAATGAAGACAAGTTGGAAATTATGTTTGGAGATCTTTGTAACACTGGTGATGATGCATGGTGTGCCTCTAGTGGTGTACCACCTTCCCAAGTGAGCCCATCATGTGACAATTCACCCATCAATGttgatgaagaaggtgaagaCAACATCGATGATGACATTGAACCAGAGGCGGTGACACTAACTAGTGCACTAGGAAAGAGAAGCGGAGGGACAGTTACCAACAAAGGAAAGAAACCTAAGACAAGTACAGGTAATTGGTTCCAAGAACAGATGGGTAAAATTGTTGAGATGAATGAGAGGACAACTGTTTCTTGTGAGTCTATTGCAAGGAGGGAGGAACAACCTGGATGTTCCATACATGATGTCATGGCCTTAGTTGTGGAGTTTGGTGCTGCTCTAAGAACAGATGAGCATTTCATTGCTACCATACTTTTTACCAAGAAGGCAGAGAGAGAGATGTTCATGACTTTGTGGACTCACGAGGATAGGTTTGATTGGTTGAGGAGGAAACATGAGTGGATGACTAGAAATGATGTACCCAAGTAG
- the LOC136457567 gene encoding GDSL esterase/lipase At5g03610-like encodes MRKVVVTNLHPMGCTPLFTRALNYSACDPLANAGAAQHNAALQSVLAALDPANRTFLLLDLNTPFAAFVEDVPAAERFAEPRRPCCESFSADGHCGQQDDSGRRQYTLCDDPSKHFYWDDVHPTQAAWSAVARTFRPKIHEFLLST; translated from the coding sequence ATGCGCAAGGTGGTGGTCACCAACCTGCACCCCATGGGGTGCACGCCGCTCTTCACCCGAGCGCTCAACTACTCCGCGTGCGACCCGCTCGCCAACGCGGGCGCCGCGCAGCACAACGCGGCGCTCCAGTCCGTGCTCGCCGCGCTCGACCCAGCCAACCGCACGTTCCTCCTGCTCGACCTCAACACGCCCTTCGCCGCCTTCGTCGAGGACGTGCCGGCAGCGGAGAGGTTCGCGGAGCCGAGGCGGCCGTGCTGCGAGAGCTTCAGCGCCGACGGCCACTGCGGGCAGCAGGATGACAGCGGCAGGCGGCAGTACACGCTGTGTGATGACCCGAGCAAGCATTTCTACTGGGACGACGTCCACCCGACGCAGGCCGCGTGGTCCGCCGTCGCCCGAACATTCAGGCCCAAGATCCACGAGTTCCTTCTGTCCACCTGA